The genomic stretch AAGGTAAACAACCTCAAAAACATCGATGTCAACATACCACGCAATAAGCTGGTCGTTATCACGGGCCTATCCGGTTCCGGAAAATCATCATTGGCTTTTGATACATTATACGCTGAAGGTCAGCGACGCTATGTAGAAAGCCTATCATCATACGCCCGCCAATTTCTGGGCCGTATGAGCAAACCTGAGTGTGATTTCATTAAAGGTATACCACCCGCTATCGCCATAGAGCAAAAAGTGAACAGCCGCAATCCACGTTCCACCGTGGGGACTTCCACCGAAATATATGAGTATCTGCGACTACTCTATGCACGCGTGGGGAAGACTTATTCTCCCATTAGCGGGCAACTGGTGAAAAAGCATAGTATTGAAGATATTGTAAGCTGTATGCTCTCCTTTCCTAAAGGAACGAAATACACGGTTCTCACTCCTATGATGCCCCGTGAAGGCCGTACACTGCGTCAACAGCTAGAAATGGACTTTAAACAAGGATTCACCCGTGTAGAGGTTAACCGTGAAATAGTTCGTATAGAAGATTTTCTGCAACAAACAGCTGCCGAAGATAAAAGACAAAACATCTATCTGCTGGTAGATCGCATGACAGCCGATGATAGCAAAGACAGTATCAGTCGCCTCACCGATTCTGCCGAAACAGCCATGTACGAGGGAGACGGAAATTGCCTCCTCCGCTTCTACTCTGCTGACGGAAGTACGCAGCTATTCTCTTTCAGCACTAAATTCGAAGCCGACGGAATTAAATTCGAAGAACCGAATGACCAAATGTTTTCATTCAATTCCCCTCTCGGAGCTTGTCCCGAATGCGAAGGCTTCGGTAAAGTGATAGGTATAGATGAACATCTGGTGATTCCAAACCGTGCTCTAAGTGTATATGACGGAGCTGTCCTCTGCTGGCGCGGAGAAAAGATGGGGGAATGGTTACAAGAATTCATTCATGAAGCTCCCGCCCACGATTTTCCCATCTTTGCCCCTTATTATGAACTGACACAGGAACAAAAAGATTATTTATGGCATGGACCTAGAAATAAGGCCTGTATAGATTCTTTCTTCAGAATGCTGGAAGAAAATCAATATAAAATACAATATCGTGTGATGCTGGCACGATACCGGGGAAAAACTATTTGTCCTGTCTGCCATGGAACACGCTTGAAAAAAGAAGCCGGTTATGTAAAAGTAGGTGGAAAATCCATTTCTCAACTGGTTGACTTACCTATTCATGACTTAAAAGAATTCTTCCGCACTCTAGAACTAGATGCACATGATACAGCCATCGCCAAACGGATCTTAACGGAAATTACCAACCGCATCAACTTCCTCATGGATGTAGGTTTGGGATATCTTACACTGAACCGTCTCAGCAACTCACTCTCCGGCGGCGAAAGTCAGCGCATCAATCTGGCCACCTCATTAGGCAGCAGCTTGGTAGGCTCACTCTATATTCTAGACGAACCCAGTATCGGATTACACAGCCGTGACACTGACCGGCTGATAAAAGTACTTCGTCAGTTACAGGAACTGGGAAACACCGTAGTAGTGGTAGAACATGATGAAGAAATAATCCGTGCTGCCGATTATATCATTGATATCGGTCCTCAAGCAGGACGTTTAGGAGGACAGATAGTATATCAAGGCAGCATGAACGATCTTCAAAGAAACAGTAATAGTTATACGGTACGCTATTTGTTGGGAGAAGAAAACATAGAGATCCCCCGATGCCATCGTCCGTGGAACAATTATATAGAAATAAAAGGTGCACGTGAAAACAACCTTAAAGGCATTGACGTAAAATTTCCACTGAATGTAATGACGGTAGTTACGGGGGTCAGCGGTTCGGGAAAGAGTACGTTGGTACGTGATGTCTTTTACAAGGCATTGAAACGCGAATATAGTGAAGCTAGCGAACGGCCGGGTGAGTTCATCTCTTTGGAAGGGGATGTACAGCTAGTGAAAGATATTGAATTTGTAGACCAGAATCCTATCGGAAAATCATCACGCAGCAATCCGGTGACCTATGTAAAAGCATACGACGAAATACGCAAACTCTTTGCCGAACAGCCTCTTGCCAAACAAATGGGATATACTGCCGGATATTTCTCATTCAATACCGAAGGCGGTCGTTGTGAGGAATGTAAAGGTGACGGTACGGTAACCGTTGAAATGCAATTTATGGCAGATTTGGTATTAGAATGTGAATCTTGTCATGGAAAACGTTTCAAGAGCGACACACTGGAAGTAAAATTTCAAGATAAGAACATCTATGATATTCTGGAAATGACAGTGAATCAAGCTATCGAATTCTTCACCGAATACAATCAAAAAAAGATAGTGAAAAAACTAACCCCATTACAAGAAGTGGGATTGGGATATATAAAGTTGGGACAAGCCTCCTCCACTCTTTCCGGTGGCGAGAATCAACGCGTAAAACTAGCCTATTTTCTGAGCATAGAGAAAGCACAACCCACTATTTTTGTATTCGATGAACCAACCACAGGTCTGCATTTTCATGATATCAAGAAACTGCTGGAAGCATTTGAAGCCTTAATCAGCCGCGGACATACCATTATCATTATCGAGCATAATATGGATGTGATAAAATGTGCCGACCATGTGATTGACCTAGGGCCCGAAGGAGGAAATATGGGAGGAAATCTGGTAGTTGCGGGCACTCCGGAAGAGGTTGCAGCATGTGCGGCATCTTATACGGGACAGTTTTTGAAGGAAAAACTGGCGATGGATTCTCCTGATTGATTTTTTATTCACCGCTGATTGTCCAAACTGACACAAATTATTAAATATGATTATACGCAATATACCACTAGATGATAAATGGGAATTTAAAAGTGATTTATTCCGTTCTGTAAATTTAGCATTTTGTGGTATGATTGCAGAATCATTTTACTAAAAATCTGTTTTAATGTTTTCCGCATTGTCAATCTAAATCTAAACGAAAATATGAGTAAATTTAGAATTGAATTAATAACCTTATAAATCAACAGAATATGAAAAAACTTTTTTTACTACTCTTGCTGTTCCCTTTCCTATTGGGAT from Phocaeicola dorei encodes the following:
- the uvrA gene encoding excinuclease ABC subunit UvrA; the protein is MSESNYISIKGAKVNNLKNIDVNIPRNKLVVITGLSGSGKSSLAFDTLYAEGQRRYVESLSSYARQFLGRMSKPECDFIKGIPPAIAIEQKVNSRNPRSTVGTSTEIYEYLRLLYARVGKTYSPISGQLVKKHSIEDIVSCMLSFPKGTKYTVLTPMMPREGRTLRQQLEMDFKQGFTRVEVNREIVRIEDFLQQTAAEDKRQNIYLLVDRMTADDSKDSISRLTDSAETAMYEGDGNCLLRFYSADGSTQLFSFSTKFEADGIKFEEPNDQMFSFNSPLGACPECEGFGKVIGIDEHLVIPNRALSVYDGAVLCWRGEKMGEWLQEFIHEAPAHDFPIFAPYYELTQEQKDYLWHGPRNKACIDSFFRMLEENQYKIQYRVMLARYRGKTICPVCHGTRLKKEAGYVKVGGKSISQLVDLPIHDLKEFFRTLELDAHDTAIAKRILTEITNRINFLMDVGLGYLTLNRLSNSLSGGESQRINLATSLGSSLVGSLYILDEPSIGLHSRDTDRLIKVLRQLQELGNTVVVVEHDEEIIRAADYIIDIGPQAGRLGGQIVYQGSMNDLQRNSNSYTVRYLLGEENIEIPRCHRPWNNYIEIKGARENNLKGIDVKFPLNVMTVVTGVSGSGKSTLVRDVFYKALKREYSEASERPGEFISLEGDVQLVKDIEFVDQNPIGKSSRSNPVTYVKAYDEIRKLFAEQPLAKQMGYTAGYFSFNTEGGRCEECKGDGTVTVEMQFMADLVLECESCHGKRFKSDTLEVKFQDKNIYDILEMTVNQAIEFFTEYNQKKIVKKLTPLQEVGLGYIKLGQASSTLSGGENQRVKLAYFLSIEKAQPTIFVFDEPTTGLHFHDIKKLLEAFEALISRGHTIIIIEHNMDVIKCADHVIDLGPEGGNMGGNLVVAGTPEEVAACAASYTGQFLKEKLAMDSPD